From Spiroplasma endosymbiont of Amphimallon solstitiale:
TAATAATTTTAACTTTAATAGAAATTAATACTATTAATCATTTGTTAATTACTAAAAATTATGCTCTTGATATAATTGCTAATTTTTTAAAGGAAAATAAAATAAAAAGTATTTCAACAAAAACTTTATATAACATGTTTAAAACAAATCGAATGGGTTTTGATGAAAATAACTTATTGAGAAAAGGAAAAAATAAACCTCACAAACAAAAAGAAACTAGGGGCAGAATTAATAATTGTAAGTCTATTCATGAAAGAAATTTAATCATTCCTAATATTAAAAATATAGAAGAATTTGGTCATTTAGAAGGTGATACTATCATTGGTAAAGATCATAAAAGTTCTATTATTACTTTAGCTGATATATGATCAAAAACCACAATTCCTTTAGCAACTAAAAATAATAAATCAGAAAATATTACAAAAAGTATAATAAAATTTATTTCAAAGTTACAAAAAGGAACAGTTAAAACTATTACTTTTGATCGTGGTAAAGAATTTAGTAAATGAAAATTAATCGAAAAAAATTGTAATGTTAAGATTTATTTTGCAGATCCTGGTAAACCTTGTCAAAGAGGTTTAAATGAAAATAATAATGGTATTTTAAGAAGATATTTACCAAAATCTACAGATCTATCTTCATATAAACAAAAAGATTTAAATACTATAGCATTTCAAATTAATTCTACACCCAGAAAATCACTATCTTATAAAAGACCAATAGATTTAATACAATTATTTTAAAAAACTGTCCCATTTATATTTACAATTCAGGAAATTAAAAAAATAAAATATTATTTATTCTACTAAAAATTTAATAGTAATATAATCGCTCTTAATTGTTAATTGATATTGACCAATACCAATAAAGTCATACAACTTTAAAGCAAGATTTTTAAATTTTTTATTACAATCATTATTTAAAAATAATATTTTTTCAATATTATTATTTTGTAAATCTTTCACTAATTTTGAATTAATCGTTTTATTTTCTGGTATTGATCAGTAATATTCTTTTGTTAATTTATTATAACTAGTTAATTTACCATAATTTGTTCCATCAATATCTGCAAAAATTACTGATTTATTTTCATTAAATGTCAAATGACCCGCTTGAAAGGCAATAATTTTTAAAGGTCCAAGTTTTTTATTAAAATTAACACGATTAATTGTACATAGTGCCTGATGCACAGTAAATGTTGATTGATAAGATAATAAAGGGTAATCTTGATTAAAATGTTCATTAAGTAATAATGTTTCATAATCTAGTTTATATTTAAGAATAATTTTTAGTTCATTAACAACTAATTTGTTATTTTCAATGAAATTTGTAACTAAACATGGTATTTCATTAAAATTTGGAAAAATACGATTAAATACTTTATTACTTGTAACCTCATATAATAATGATGCTATTAATAAATTGTCATAATGATAATTAATTAATTTAGTATCTAATTCTTGACTTAATCTTAAATAAAAATAATTAACTATTTGATAATCATTTAAAAATAAGAATTGTTTTAAGATATTTTGATTACGATTAGTATCATTATCATGGGTTTGATAATTTTTTATTTTTTTTGCTATTCGTAAATAAAAATCATTTAAAAAATTATAAAATTCTTGAATTGTCAAATCATAATCAATTAATATTTTAAAAATAGCATTATCATTATAAAGTTGATAGTATGATTGAATTACCAAATAAATTTTTTTTCGTGATTGATATCATTGCTTTAAATTAGTTAAAATGATGTTTTGACTTCTTGGTTCTAAAGTAATAGTGCATCCATAAGGTAAATTAAAACTATTAGGTAATTGTTTATTAACATTTATAATATGTGAATTAGAAAGATTTTTAATACCAATGGTTATGTCATATTTTTTATCAATATTAGCAATTAAATCATAAACCTCTAAACAATGTTTAGTTTCTGTTTTTCTCAATCCTCTTCCTAATTGTTGTAAATATACTGTTTTTGAATTAGTTGGTCGTAATAAAATAATAGTATCAATTTCAGGAATATCAATTCCTTCATTAAAAATATTTACTACACATAAATAATTAATAATTCTATTTTTAAAATCATTAATTATTTTACTACGATTAGTTTGATTTTTACTTGTTAAAAAGTCTGTTTTTAAGCCCTGATTTTGCAAAAATCTAGCAACAATTTGTGCATGAGTAATGTTAATACAAAAAATTAAACAAATCCGATTACTATAAAATCCAATATAGTCATTAATTACATCTAATAATAACTTATTTCTTGCTTCAGTATTTAATTTTTTAAATAATTGTTGATCATTATTTAAATCAATACCAGTTAAATCAGCAGTAATGTCATCAATACAATAATAATCAAATGGTGATAAAAGTTTTTCATTAATTGCATCTCACAATCGTAATTCATGTGCAAACTCATTATCAAAATAATTAATAATGTTTTTATTATCTTCTCGTTCTGGTGTTGCTGTTAAACCAATAATTTGTTTAGGATGAAAATAATTAAAAATTGTCTGAAAAGTTTTGGCAGCCAAATGATGAGCTTCATCAAAAATAATAATATCAAATTGTTGACGTTTAAACTTATTTAGATGTCTATGTACAGTTTGTACTGTTGCAAATAAATATTGTTCTTGAAAATTATTTTGTTTACTATTTAAAATAGTTGCAAATTTTTTATCATTTATTACTTTTCGAAAAGTAATAATTGCTTGTTCAATAATTTCTCTTTGATGTGCTAAAAATAAAATTGAAGGTTTTTGATTATTATTTTCTTTGATTTGATTTAAATAGTCAAAAGCAGATACTACTGTTTTACCAACACCTGTTGCCATGACAATTAAATGTTTTGTTTTTTTAAGTTTTCTTCTTAACTTTAATTTATTAATTAAGGCAATTTGAAAATCATAAAGAAAATAATTAGTTGCTAATCATTGTTCATCTTTTTTATTTACAAGCAATCGATTATATTCAATTCGCGATAGTAATTGTAATCGTTGTTGTTCATCATTTAAATCAACTAAATTATCATTTCATAATTTATAATACTGATTTAAAATATTTTGATATAGTTGCTTATTATCAAATTCATTAATTTTAATATTTCATTCACGACCACTAGCTAAACCTTTTTGCGTTAAATTTGATGAACCAATTATTGCTGAAGAAAAACCTGAATTTCGTTTAAAGATGGCAGCTTTAATATGAATTCTTTCACTACGTTTTTCTAAATTATTTTCAACTTTAACTTTAATATTAGGATACTTTTTTATTATTTTAACTAATGCATATAAATTAACAAATAAAGCCATATCATCAAAAGTAGTAGTAATAAAATTAATAGTAATATTATGATTTAAAGCATAAGTAAATGATGAACGTAACTTATTAATAATTGAATTTGATATAAAAGGATAAATAAAGTATACTTCATCACAAGTTCTGATTTCCTGATTTAAATGATTAATTAATACTTGTTGGTTTTCATTAGTAAATAGATAATTGTCACTTAATCTAATATTAGAAGTTAAAGGATTATCAATTATACTATCATTTACTTGTAATAAAATGTTATTACTAAATTTATTAGTAGTAAAATTACTTATGATTTGATTTAAAAAATCAATTTTTGCTTCTGGTGATTTAATCGTTTTTAATTGTTCAATTAAAGTATTATTTAATTGTTTAACTAAATAATGATCAATGTCTTTAATTAATTCTTTTTCATCATTAATATGTGATGTTTGAAAATTATTGCTAATATCATCACTAATCTTTAATAATAAATCATAATAGCCCTTATTTTTCATACTCTACACTTCCTAATAAATAGTGTCTATTTTAATAAATTATAATCTATATTTTAATATATTATTAACTATTATAAAATAATTTTGTAAAGTAAAAAACCTCTAATATTTAAAATAATATTTTAAATAAATAAGAGGAAGGTAATCTAAGATAAGATATATTCATATTTTTATTTTTTTTCTGTTGATGATGTTTTTTCTGCTTGTAATGGATTAGTAATACTTACACCTTTGTATGTCTTGCATTTCATACAGGCATGATGTGGTTTAGTAATTGCTCCACAATTTAAACAGTTAGTTGTAGTTGTTGCAGATAAACTATCATGGGCACGACGTGTATTTTTACGCATTTTTGACGTTCTTCTTGCTGGTACTGCCATAGTCTGTTGCCTCCTTACTTTCGTATCTCATAAATTATATATTGATTTATCAGAAAAATCTATTTTTTTTGATAAGTTTTTCAAATTTTTGGAAATAAAATACTAATAAATCAAATATTTTATTTATTGTTACCTGAATTGTAAATATAAATGGGACAGTTTTTTAAAATAATTGTATTAAATCTATTGGTCTTTTATAAGATAGTGATTTTCTGGGTGTAGAATTAATTTGAAATGCTATAGTATTTAAATCTTTTTGTTTATATGAAGATAGATCTGTAGATTTTGGTAAATATCTTCTTAAAATACCATTATTATTTTCATTTAAACCTCTTTGACAAGGTTTACCAGGATCTGCAAAATAAATCTTAACATTACAATTTTTTTCGATTAATTTTCATTTACTAAATTCTTTACCACGATCAAAAGTAATAGTTTTAACTGTTCCTTTTTGTAACTTTGAAATAAATTTTATTATACTTTTTGTAATATTTTCTGATTTATTATTTTTAGTTGCTAAAGGAATTGTGGTTTTTGATCATATATCAGCTAAAGTAATAATAGAACTTTTATGATCTTTACCAATGATAGTATCACCCTCTAAATGACCAAATTCTTCTATATTTTTAATATTAGGAATGATTAAATTTCTTTCATGAATAGACTTACAATTATTAATTCTGCCCCTAGTTTCTTTTTGTTTGTGAGGTTTATTTTTTCCTTTTCTCAATAAGTTATTTTCATCAAAACCCATTCGATTTGTTTTAAACATGTTATATAAAGTTTTTGTTGAAATACTTTTTATTTTATTTTCCTTTAAAAAATTAGCAATTATATCAAGAGCATAATTTTTAGTAATTAACAAATGATTAATAGTATTAATTTCTATTAAAGTTAAAATTATTAATTTTCTACCTGCATTTTGTTTATTTTTTTGAATTTTATTCAATATTTCTAATGGTAATAAGTTTTGATTTAATAATCTACAAACTCTATGTACAGTTGATTTACTATAATCAATGGCTTTTGCTATTTTACGAATCGAAAATCCATAACTTTTATATTCTTTTATTGCTATTATTGATTCAATAGTCAGATACTTATACATTGTGCTAATTCCTTTCTTTTCTTAATTATAGAATTAACACAATTTAATTTTTATATAAGTGTCCTTTTTAATTTTACAATTCAGGTTAAATTAAAAAATCATACCTTAATTTAATACAATTAAAAATAAAATAATAATAAGTATTATCATATTAAAGTATGACTTAAAAATATTTAAATGAAACTTGCAAAAAAGTAATTATTTTAACACTGATTGATAAATTATTCGGCAATGTTTAGTAATCTGTGTAACTTACAAAAATAACTATGTTTAATTAATTCTAGTAAATATAATTAAATGACTAGAAAGAGTGAGTTACAGATGGCTAAAAAACAAAATATTAATAATAATGATCCAATATCAAAAGCAGTAGATTTATTATTAGAAAATACTGAAGATTTAACAACAGTTTTTAAAGAAGGGGGTTTATATAAAGAATTAACAAAACGTTTAGTTGAAAAAATGTTGAATTCTGAAATGCAAAATTATTTAGGATATGAAAAAAATCAACATAGTAATACTGAAAATGCTCGTAATGGTACAAGTTCAAAAAAATTAATAACTCAACAAGGTAAAATTGAGATTGATGTACCAAGAGATCGCAATAGTGATTTTACTCCTGTAATAGTTGCAAAAAGACAGCGAAGATTTGATGGTTTTGATCAACAAGTGCTTTCACTATATGCAAAAGGTATGACTCTATCTGACATTAGAATGCAGTTACAAGAGTTATATCATGGTGCTGATATTAGTGAAAGTGTTATTAGTCAAATTACTGATGATGTTATTGATGATGTCAAAACATGACAAAATCGACCATTAGAAAGCATTTATCCGATTGTTTATTTTGATTGTATAGTAGTTAAAGTTCGACAAGATAAACGGATTATTAATAAATCAGTTTATATAGCATTAGGAGTTGATTTAGAAGGTAAAAAAGATGTTTTAGGCTTATGAATTAGTGAAAATGAAGGTGCTAAATTTTGATTAGCTAATTTCACAGAAATGAAAAATCGAGGCTTAAATGATATTTTGATTGCTTGTAGTGATAATTTAACAGGCATGTCAGAAGCAATACAAGCAGTTTATCCTAAAACAGAACATCAATTATGCATTGTTCATCAAATTCGAAATAGTTTAAAATATGTTTCATACAAACATCGAAAAACTCTAGTTACAGATTTAAAACCAATTTATAGTGCATGTAGTGAAGAACAAGCAATGCAAGCTTTAGAATCATTTGAAAGTAAATGAAATAAACAATATCCCCAAATTGCTAAATCTTGATATAAAAATTGAGAAAATTTGATGATTTTTATTAGTTATCCTGCAGAAATCAAAAGAGTAATTTATACAACAAATGCTATTGAATCTGTTAATAGTCAATTACGAAAAGTTATTAGAAACAAAAAAGCTTTTCCTAATGATATGTCAGTTTTTAAAATATTTTATTTAGCAATTGAAAATATAACAAAAAAATGAACATTGCCTATTCAAAATTGAAATACAGCAATTGCTCATTTTATGATAAAATTTGAAGACAGAATTAATCTGAACTAGTACTTTGTAAAACAAAGATACACAGATTTCTAAAAAGCCTCAATTATTCAGATATTTTTGTTGAAGATAAATCATAAAATTTACCTTTAATAATATATACTATTGTTTCACAAATGTTAACTAAGTGATCACCTAGTCTTTCAATATATTTCAACTGTTGCATTGTTGATGTATATTGAGAGAGTTGATCATTATTTTTGTTTACTTTTAACATATTGACAATGTTTTTCATTGATTCACGAAAACGATTATCAATATCAATATCATATTCTGCTGCTTGATAAGCTTTGTTAATATCATTTTCATTTATAGATTCACCAATTAAATCCATCATTTTAAATACTTTTTTCATTAATCCTGATAATTGAGATGTTAATTTAATTTCTGGTTTATATTTGACATTAAATTTGGATAAATTTTTAGCATAATTTGAAATACGTTCTAAATCACGAATAATATTCATATAGCCAATAATAGTACGTAAGTCAGTAGCAAAAGGATTTTGTTGAGCAATACTTCAAATTGCAGTAATTGTTAAACTTTCAGCGACTGTTCTAATTTCTTTATCGGTTTCAACAATTCTTTTTGACATGTCAAAATCTTGTGTTTCCATTGCTATTAAAGCGTCTTTATGTTCTTTTTTTACTTCTTTTAATAAAGTTAATAAGTTTTGTTTTAAATTTATGATATCTAAATCAAATCTACGGTTAATTATTTTCATTTTTTTCTCCTTTCTCTATAATTAATTATATATATTTTTAACCAAATCTGCCGGTAATATAATCTTCTGTTCTTTTATCTTTTGGTCGTGAAAATATTTTTTTAGTATTATTATATTCAATGACTTCTCCATTTAAGAAAAAGGAAGTTTTATCAGAAATTCGTGCTGCTTGTTGCATTGAATGAGTAACAACAATAATTGTAAAGTCTGATTTTAAATCATTCATTAAGTCTTCAATTTTAGATGCGGCAATCGGATCTAGAGCTGAAGTTGGTTCATCCATTAATAGTACTTCTGGTTTTAGGGCAATAGCACGAGCAATACATAAACGTTGTTGTTGACCACCTGATAATGATAATGCTGAATCGAATAAGTGTTGAGCAACTTCATCTCATAAAGCCGCTTTTTTTAAAGCATCTTCGACAATTTGATTTAGAATCTTTTTATTTTTAATGCCTTGATTTTTTGGACCATATGCAACATTATCATAAATTGACATTGGAAAGGGATTAGGTTTTTGAAATACCATTCCAACTTTAGTTCGTAATGAAATAATATTTTTTTTATTTTCATAAATATCTTCATTATTGAATAATATTTGTCCATTAATTTTAACACCATCAATTAAATCATTCATTCTATTTAAAGTTCGTAGTAATGTTGATTTACCACAACCACTTGGTCCAATAAAAGCGGTTACTTGATTACGACTTATTTCTAAATTTATATTAAATAAAGCCTGTTTTTTACCATGATTATAGAAGAAATTTAAATTTTTAATAGTAAAAACATAATTAGTTTTTGGAATGTTTTCGATAGTTGATAAACTGTTTAATTTATTATTTTCTTTTTTATTAAATTTTTCTTTTACTTTTAATAAGTATGGTTTAATTATATTTGTTTTTCTTTTTTTATTGCTATTCGCTGATTTTTTCTTGCTTTCATTTTTTCTTTTAATAATTCAATTGAGCATTTTGTTTTCACCCCGATTCCTGTTGTTAAACTTTTTTCAAAATGTTTTGCTATAAAGTTTAAAATAAATATTAGTATAACTGTTATTAGTGCTGTTTGGTACATCATTCCTAATTTATTAGGGTCATTTGATTCTTTATTAACTAATAAAATATGGGTTGTTAAAGTTTGTCCTGAACTTAAGAAACCTTTATTGGGAAAAGCAACAGTGCTTCCTAATGTTAGATAAACTGGTGCTGATTCACCAATAATTCTACCCATTGATAAAATCATACTAGTAATAATGCCACCAATGGCAGCTGGAATAACTACTTTTCTTATTGTTTCAAATTTACTAGCACCTAGTGCTAATGATGCTTCACGATATTCAATAGGTACTGATTTTAATGTATCTTCTACTGCTCTAATAATAAGTGGTAAAATAACAATTGTTAATGTTAAACTAGCAGCAATTGCTGAGAAACTTATTTGTAAGAAAGTAATAAAAAAAGTAAATCCAAACATACCAAAGATAATTGATGGCGTAGAAGCTAAGGTATTTAGCACAAAACGTAATATTGAAGCAAATCAACCATTTTTGGCATATTCGTGAAGATAAATTGCACCAATAATACCTAATGGCATAGCAATAGTAATTGTTGTTAATACCAATAAACATGTCATTGTGATAATTGATAAGTAACCTTCATCACCGGTTGTTCAAATTAAAGCTGCAAAATTAAAATTGAAAACGCTACTACCAGCATTACCACTAATGTTGAAGATACCATTAATAATAATATCACCAATAATTCAAATAATTAATCCCATAGTAATAAAACAAGCTAGCCCCATAAAGAATAATCGAAAATAGTCTTTAAAGTGTTTTCAGCCTTGATTTTTAATAGTTTTTTCACTAATAGTTAACATTAGTTGATTATCAGATAGATTTATTTTTTTTAAATTATAATTTCGTGGTTTTTTATGACCTTTTGCTTTTTTATCACTACGTTTATAAATTATTAAAACAATAAAGTTAATGATTGAAACTATAATAAATAAAAATAAACCAATTCCATATAATGCTGATATTTGTTGAGAACTAACTGCTTCTCCAATTTCTAGTCCAATTACTCCCGCTAAAGTAGAAATTGAACTAAATAAAAATGCAAGTGGACCATGTGCAAAATTTGGGGTTAGAGTACTATTACCAGCAATCATAACAACGGCCATTGTTTCGCCGATGACTCTTCCAAATCCAAAAATTATTGCACCAATGATTTTGGTTTTTGCCGCTTTAAAAATGACTTTAAAACTAGTGTCAGTCCTGCTAATACCTAGTGCTAATGATGCATATAGATAAGATTTTGGTACTCGAGTAATAGAATTAACAGATAATGAAATAATTGTTGGTAATGCCATCATTGATAAAATAAAACTTGCTGTCATCATATTTTCTTTGGTTGGTGCTCCCATTTTTACAAAAATAGGACCAATGGTCATTAAACCAAAAGCACCAAAAACAACGGAAGGAATACCAGATAATAATTCTACTAAAGTTAATGTTGTTTTTTTTAATTTTGGTGGTAAAAATTCACATATAAATAATGATGTTAGTAAGCTTAAAGGAACAGCAAGTATCATTGAAAATAGTGCAACTCAAAAAGTGGCAACGATAAAGGCAATAATACCAAAACTATTAGCACTAGGTAATCATTTACTATTTCCTAACATTTTAAATCAATTTAGAAAACTCATATTACTAAATGTTTGACCGATAATAAAACCAATTAATAATGAAGCGGCAATTAGTGCTAATGAAGATATAGACAATACACAAATTTTAGCAATCAGATCATAAGTATGTTTTTTTTGTTCACTAATAAAAACATTTTTTGGATCATGATTTTTATTAAAATGATTAAAAGTTATTTTATGTCAAAACTTTTTAAAAGATTTGGATTTCATTTATTAATACTCCTTTATGGAAAATTGTTTAATCACTGATTTAAATCATAATTTAATTTGTCAGTTAATGGTACTGCTGATTGTGCATACTGAGCTTCTGAAAAAGCAGGAACTACGTATTCGTTATGACCTGGATAGTCAGGAATAAACAAGAATTTTAGAAATTTAACTAAAGTATTAATTTGTTTAAAATTTTTATTTATTAAACCTGTAAATGGTCGTGATAACTGATAAGTACCATTTTTAATGGTATCTAAACTTGGAGCAATATTTTCTCAATTAGCAATATGAATATTAGTGAATTGTTTATTCGAATCTAATTGTTTTTTATCTGAATATGAACTATAGCCAACACCACCACTAGACATATTAAACATTTGTGTACTTGAATTAACGGTTATTGCTTGTGGATAATATGCTTTTGAATCACCCAGAACTTTTTCATTAAAAACATCTCGTGTTCCTGAACCATTTTCTCTAGTATAAGGTAAAATTTTGAGGTCACAAGTTGGTTTGATTCAACCTTGATTTGGTTCTGAAGTATTTTGTGGAAATAAATCTCTTCAGAAAATAGACGATTTTAAATACATTTTTTTTACTTTATCTTGTGTAAAATTTAGAGGTTTATTATTACCTAAGCAATCTTGTGGTAAATTATAAACTAAAATCATGCCATCTTTTGATAAAACAAAAGAAATTAAATTATTATTAGGAGTTGTATATTCCTTTGAAAGTCAGCCAATACCAAACATATTTTTATTAACGGGAATTACTGCTGCATCTGAACCTAAACTGTTATAAGTAAAGTCTGCTTCTTTATGATTATCGGGATAGTCTTCCATTAATGTATGCATTAAAGGTGCTACTGAAGTTGAACCGCCCATAATAAAATAGGGTTTATGACTAACTAAAGTTACAATAAAAATACTAATCATTGTGATTAATCAAAATAATGACAAAATTCTTTTTTTTAGCATATAAATCCACCCAACTGAGAGTTTTCTTTATCATACACGTATTATAACAATATAATTGATAAAAACTAGAAAAATTATTTCATTTTTATAAAAAATGTAGGTTCTAGACTATATTATTAATATTTTTTAGTAATTAAAAAATGGTATTACTAGTTAACTTAATACCATTTTATTAAATATTTTTAATTTAACCTGAATTGTAAATATAAATGGGACAGTTTTTTAAAATAATTGTATTAAATCTATTGGTCTTTTATAAGATAGTGATTTTCTGGGTGTAGAATTAATTTGAAATGCTATAGTATTTAAATCTTTTTGTTTATATGAAGATAGATCTGTAGATTTTGGTAAATATCTTCTTAAAATACCATTATTATTTTCATTTAAACCTCTTTGACAAGGTTTACCAGGATCTGCAAAATAAATCTTAACATTACAATTTTTTTCGATTAATTTTCATTTACTAAATTCTTTACCACGATCAAAAGTAATAGTTTTAACTGTTCCTTTTTGTAACTTTGAAATAAATTTTATTATACTTTTTGTAATATTTTCTGATTTATTATTTTTAGTTGCTAAAGGAATTGTGGTTTTTGATCATATATCAGCTAAAGTAATAATAGAACTTTTATGATCTTTACCAATGATAGTATCACCCTCTAAATGACCAAATTCTTCTATATTTTTAATATTAGGAATGATTAAATTTCTTTCATGAATAGACTTACAATTATTAATTCTGCCCCTAGTTTCTTTTTGTTTGTGAGGTTTATTTTTTCCTTTTCTCAATAAGTTATTTTCATCAAAACCCATTCGATTTGTTTTAAACATGTTATATAAAGTTTTTGTTGAAATACTTTTTGTTTTATTTTCCTTTAAAAAATTAGCAATTATATCA
This genomic window contains:
- a CDS encoding PstS family phosphate ABC transporter substrate-binding protein — encoded protein: MLKKRILSLFWLITMISIFIVTLVSHKPYFIMGGSTSVAPLMHTLMEDYPDNHKEADFTYNSLGSDAAVIPVNKNMFGIGWLSKEYTTPNNNLISFVLSKDGMILVYNLPQDCLGNNKPLNFTQDKVKKMYLKSSIFWRDLFPQNTSEPNQGWIKPTCDLKILPYTRENGSGTRDVFNEKVLGDSKAYYPQAITVNSSTQMFNMSSGGVGYSSYSDKKQLDSNKQFTNIHIANWENIAPSLDTIKNGTYQLSRPFTGLINKNFKQINTLVKFLKFLFIPDYPGHNEYVVPAFSEAQYAQSAVPLTDKLNYDLNQWLNNFP
- a CDS encoding IS30 family transposase: MYKYLTIESIIAIKEYKSYGFSIRKIAKAIDYSKSTVHRVCRLLNQNLLPLEILNKIQKNKQNAGRKLIILTLIEINTINHLLITKNYALDIIANFLKENKTKSISTKTLYNMFKTNRMGFDENNLLRKGKNKPHKQKETRGRINNCKSIHERNLIIPNIKNIEEFGHLEGDTIIGKDHKSSIITLADIWSKTTIPLATKNNKSENITKSIIKFISKLQKGTVKTITFDRGKEFSKWKLIEKNCNVKIYFADPGKPCQRGLNENNNGILRRYLPKSTDLSSYKQKDLNTIAFQINSTPRKSLSYKRPIDLIQLF
- the pstA gene encoding phosphate ABC transporter permease PstA; this translates as MKSKSFKKFWHKITFNHFNKNHDPKNVFISEQKKHTYDLIAKICVLSISSLALIAASLLIGFIIGQTFSNMSFLNWFKMLGNSKWLPSANSFGIIAFIVATFWVALFSMILAVPLSLLTSLFICEFLPPKLKKTTLTLVELLSGIPSVVFGAFGLMTIGPIFVKMGAPTKENMMTASFILSMMALPTIISLSVNSITRVPKSYLYASLALGISRTDTSFKVIFKAAKTKIIGAIIFGFGRVIGETMAVVMIAGNSTLTPNFAHGPLAFLFSSISTLAGVIGLEIGEAVSSQQISALYGIGLFLFIIVSIINFIVLIIYKRSDKKAKGHKKPRNYNLKKINLSDNQLMLTISEKTIKNQGWKHFKDYFRLFFMGLACFITMGLIIWIIGDIIINGIFNISGNAGSSVFNFNFAALIWTTGDEGYLSIITMTCLLVLTTITIAMPLGIIGAIYLHEYAKNGWFASILRFVLNTLASTPSIIFGMFGFTFFITFLQISFSAIAASLTLTIVILPLIIRAVEDTLKSVPIEYREASLALGASKFETIRKVVIPAAIGGIITSMILSMGRIIGESAPVYLTLGSTVAFPNKGFLSSGQTLTTHILLVNKESNDPNKLGMMYQTALITVILIFILNFIAKHFEKSLTTGIGVKTKCSIELLKEKMKARKNQRIAIKKEKQI